The window AAAAAATTATCGCTATCGGAGAAGCAAAAGAAAATATAATATCTTCTTTTAATAAGGTTGTCCCTGTAAATACTGCCTTAACAATGGAAGATGCCGTTCTTAAGGCGCGGGACACCGCACAACCGGGAGATGTTGTTCTCTTATCTCCCGCTTGTTCAAGCTTTGACATGTATCACGATTATGGCCATAGGGGCAAAGTCTTTTGCCAGGCGGTTGAACGACTGGAAAAGGGCGGAGGAAAAACCGGTGACCAGCCATAAACAAAAACCGCAGGGTGCTGCATACGATATAAAACTTCTGTTTCCAGTTCTTTTTCTGGTCGGCATTGGTATTGTCATGGTTTACAGCGCCAGTTCCGCTGTTGCGCTAAAAAAATTTTCCAACGACTATTTTTTTTTAAAAAAACAGGCATTTTTTGCCCTGACCGGCATTATTGCACTGGTTGCCTGCAGGCATTTTCCATACAAATATTTTCGCTCTTTGACATATCCGTTTTTGATTGTTGCCATACTTCTCCTTGTCGCCATTAAACTTTTCGGCCTTGGATATTCTGCCGGAGGTTCTATGCGCTGGTTAAGGATCGGCAGTTTCACGTTTCAACCCTCGGAATTTGCCAGGTTTGCATTAATCATCTACCTCGCCTATTCCATGGATAAAAAAAAAGAACATATTAAAGATTTTTCCGTTGGCTTTCTGCCGCATCTTTTGGTGCTTGGCATATTTACTGCGCTTATACTAATGCAACCGGATTTTGGCAGCGTGGTTATCGTGGGCCTTATCACCTGGCTCATGTTGTTTGTTGGCGGCGCACGGATTTCTCATCTTTTGTTATCCTTGGTCTTTATTATGCCTGCCGCATATATTTTTATGATCAGTGCCGAATATAGAATTAAACGTATAATAAGCTTTTTGGATCCATGGCAATACCCGACAGATGAGGGATACCAGATTATCCACTCTCTCATGGCGTTTGGTACGGGAGGAATTTGGGGAACAGGTATCGGCAAAGGGTATCAAAAACTATTCTATCTTCCCGAACCCCATACCGATTTCATTTTTTCCGTCATTGGTGAGGAACTCGGTCTTATCGGTATTTTTTTTATTTTAGCACTTTACGTGCTGATTTTCTGGAGAGGAATCTATATCGCCAGAAATGCTGAAGATACCTTCGGCACCTTTATTGCGGCGGGGCTCACCACCGCCATTGTGCTTCAGGTCTGCGTCAACATGGGGGTTAGCTTGGGTCTTCTCCCCACCAAGGGGTTGACCTTACCCTTTTTAAGTTATGGCGGCACATCACTTTTGATAAACATGGCATCCATCGGAATACTGTTAAATATTGGAGCGTCTAAAAAAAATGCATAACAATTGGACCACATTGATAAACAAATCTAAAGGTTGGTAGTGTTAACTGATTTTTTAAATATCGAAAGCGGAATTCATTTTTCCTTGTTCGCTATTTTGCGGTTCAAAACAGATGGGCAAAACTGTCGTTATCATAAATTTACTGATCATTTTACATAAGTCAGGCATATTTTTTCATGTTCAGGGGAACAAAAAATCGGCGCAAAGAACAAAGTGATAACGCTATTCGTATAATAATAGCGGGTGGCGGCACAGGCGGTCATCTTTTTCCGGCAATTGCAATTGCCCAAGAGTTTATGGCAACGGATTCCAAAAACAAAGTTATGTTTGTATCCACCGGCAACCCTTTTGAATCATCTGTGGTGAAAAAGGCAGGCTTCACCCTTAAACCGGTTACGGCTGAAGGTATCAAAGGACGGGGCCGGTGGAGCCAGTTGAGATCAATATGGAAAATTCCCCTTGGAATATTTGAATCAATGCGAATTATAAAAAATTTTAAACCGGACGTGGTGATTGGCGTCGGCAGTTATGCATCAGGACCGGTGGCCATTGGAGCCTGGTGTATGAGGAAAAAACTTGTTCTTCATGAGCAAAATATTTTGCCGGGCATTACAAACCGCATTTTGTCTCGTTTTGCCCACAGGATTTATGTTTCGTTTAAAAACACCAGCGCAAACTTTAATCCCGAAAAAGTGGTTTATACAGGAAATCCTTTGCGAACAGAGTTTTTGCATAAATTTAAAGAAAGAAACAATAACGCCCCATCCGAGCAAAAGCATCCGTTTACTGTTCTGATCCTTGGTGGCAGTCAGGGTGCTCACAGTATTAATGAGGCTGTAATCAACGCCCTTGGGTATTTAAAAGGAAACCCCGACTTTTATTTCATCCACCAGACCGGAAAACAGGATAAAGAAACAGTGAAGAAGGCTTATAAAGATCAAAGCGTTTCCAGCATGGTCAAATCGTTTTTCCATGATATGCCAAAGCAATACCAAAGGGCTGACCTTATCATATGCAGGGCCGGTGCAACCACTGTGGCTGAACTTGCTTCTGTTGGAAAGGGAGTAATTTTTATACCATATCCCTTTGCTGCGGACAATCACCAGGTCTTAAACGCCCGCACGTTCACAGAATCCGGTGCAGCCGAAATGATCCTGCAAAAGGATCTCTCCGGTCAAATACTTGTGGAAAGAATTAAATACTATGCGTCAAATAAAAAGGCGCTTGAAGTAATGTCAATTAGAGCCAAAAGTCTCGCTAAGCCCGATGCTGCAAAAGCTA is drawn from Thermodesulfobacteriota bacterium and contains these coding sequences:
- the ftsW gene encoding putative lipid II flippase FtsW — protein: MTSHKQKPQGAAYDIKLLFPVLFLVGIGIVMVYSASSAVALKKFSNDYFFLKKQAFFALTGIIALVACRHFPYKYFRSLTYPFLIVAILLLVAIKLFGLGYSAGGSMRWLRIGSFTFQPSEFARFALIIYLAYSMDKKKEHIKDFSVGFLPHLLVLGIFTALILMQPDFGSVVIVGLITWLMLFVGGARISHLLLSLVFIMPAAYIFMISAEYRIKRIISFLDPWQYPTDEGYQIIHSLMAFGTGGIWGTGIGKGYQKLFYLPEPHTDFIFSVIGEELGLIGIFFILALYVLIFWRGIYIARNAEDTFGTFIAAGLTTAIVLQVCVNMGVSLGLLPTKGLTLPFLSYGGTSLLINMASIGILLNIGASKKNA
- the murG gene encoding undecaprenyldiphospho-muramoylpentapeptide beta-N-acetylglucosaminyltransferase, producing the protein MFRGTKNRRKEQSDNAIRIIIAGGGTGGHLFPAIAIAQEFMATDSKNKVMFVSTGNPFESSVVKKAGFTLKPVTAEGIKGRGRWSQLRSIWKIPLGIFESMRIIKNFKPDVVIGVGSYASGPVAIGAWCMRKKLVLHEQNILPGITNRILSRFAHRIYVSFKNTSANFNPEKVVYTGNPLRTEFLHKFKERNNNAPSEQKHPFTVLILGGSQGAHSINEAVINALGYLKGNPDFYFIHQTGKQDKETVKKAYKDQSVSSMVKSFFHDMPKQYQRADLIICRAGATTVAELASVGKGVIFIPYPFAADNHQVLNARTFTESGAAEMILQKDLSGQILVERIKYYASNKKALEVMSIRAKSLAKPDAAKAIVKDCYRLLSSSG